In a genomic window of Gemmatimonadaceae bacterium:
- a CDS encoding glucose-6-phosphate isomerase, with product MNTTQLWDRYRERLCIVDALGLSLDISRMRFDDGFLERMAAPMARAFQAMEALEQGAVANLDEQRRVGHYWLRAPELAPEAAITDAIVAVQQQVRAFAADVHAGRVAPVRAERFRHVLVIGIGGSALGPQLVGDALGTASDPLAVHFFDNTDADGMARTLARLGDGLASTLTLVISKSGGTKETRNGMLIAAKAYEGLGLPFPRHAVVVTGADSALDRTARADGWLARFPMWDWVGGRTSVLSAVGLLPAALQGFDIDAMLGGARDMDVATRHPAVARNPAALLALMWHHAGGGTGAKDMVVLPYRDRLLLFSRYLQQLVMESLGKERNLAGEIVHQGIAVYGNKGSTDQHAYVQQLRDGVDNFFVTFIQVLHDQAGTPQEVEPDTTSGDYLLGFLLGTREALFQNGRESVSITVPDVSARTLGALIALYERAVGLYASLVGINAYHQPGVEAGKTAATAVIALQHAVLGALRRTPGTSRTAAQWAAAADAADQSETVHKVLEHLAANGRVVRTPGGPTDSRYALPQVR from the coding sequence GTGAACACCACGCAGTTATGGGATCGGTACCGGGAACGGCTGTGCATCGTGGACGCCCTTGGGCTGTCGCTGGACATCTCGCGCATGCGCTTCGACGACGGATTCCTGGAGCGGATGGCGGCGCCGATGGCGCGGGCGTTCCAGGCCATGGAGGCGCTCGAACAGGGCGCCGTGGCCAACCTCGACGAGCAGCGCCGCGTGGGACACTACTGGCTGCGCGCGCCCGAACTCGCGCCCGAGGCCGCCATCACCGACGCGATCGTCGCGGTCCAGCAGCAGGTGCGTGCGTTCGCCGCGGACGTGCACGCAGGCCGCGTGGCACCCGTCCGCGCGGAGCGTTTCCGCCACGTGCTCGTGATCGGCATCGGCGGCTCGGCCCTCGGGCCGCAGCTCGTGGGCGACGCGCTCGGCACCGCCAGCGATCCGCTGGCCGTACACTTCTTCGACAACACGGACGCTGACGGCATGGCGCGCACGCTGGCGCGCCTGGGCGACGGGCTGGCCAGCACGCTCACCCTGGTCATCTCCAAGTCCGGCGGCACCAAGGAAACCCGCAACGGCATGCTGATCGCCGCCAAGGCGTACGAGGGTCTGGGCCTCCCGTTCCCGCGCCACGCGGTGGTGGTTACGGGCGCCGACAGCGCCCTCGACCGTACGGCGCGGGCCGACGGGTGGCTGGCGCGGTTCCCGATGTGGGACTGGGTGGGCGGTCGCACGTCCGTGCTCTCGGCCGTGGGGCTGCTTCCCGCCGCGTTGCAGGGGTTCGACATCGACGCCATGCTGGGCGGCGCGCGCGACATGGACGTGGCCACGCGCCACCCCGCCGTGGCCCGCAATCCCGCCGCGTTGCTCGCGCTCATGTGGCACCACGCGGGCGGCGGCACCGGCGCCAAGGACATGGTGGTCCTGCCCTATCGGGATCGCCTGCTCCTGTTCTCGCGCTATCTCCAGCAGTTGGTCATGGAATCGCTCGGCAAGGAACGCAATCTCGCCGGCGAGATCGTACACCAGGGGATCGCGGTGTACGGGAACAAGGGCTCCACCGATCAACACGCGTATGTGCAGCAGCTGCGCGACGGCGTGGACAACTTCTTCGTCACGTTCATCCAGGTGCTGCACGACCAGGCCGGGACCCCGCAGGAAGTCGAGCCCGATACCACGTCGGGCGACTATCTGCTCGGATTCCTGCTCGGCACCCGCGAAGCCCTGTTCCAGAACGGCCGTGAGTCCGTCTCCATCACCGTCCCCGACGTCAGCGCCCGGACCCTCGGGGCGCTGATCGCGCTCTATGAACGGGCCGTCGGTCTCTATGCCTCGCTGGTCGGTATCAACGCCTACCATCAGCCAGGCGTGGAGGCCGGGAAGACGGCGGCGACCGCGGTGATCGCGCTGCAGCACGCTGTGCTCGGCGCGCTCCGCCGCACGCCGGGCACGTCGCGCACCGCCGCCCAGTGGGCAGCGGCGGCGGACGCGGCCGATCAGTCCGAGACGGTCCACAAAGTGCTCGAACACCTGGCGGCGAATGGTCGCGTCGTGCGCACGCCCGGCGGCCCCACCGATTCACGGTATGCACTGCCGCAGGTGCGCTGA